Proteins encoded within one genomic window of Streptomyces taklimakanensis:
- a CDS encoding LacI family DNA-binding transcriptional regulator — protein sequence MAMDAPHPQPTLDAVAELAGVSRSVASRALNNAPHVSRAKREAVARAVRQLGYVPNPTARALATRHTGAAALVVAGEDPSIFADPFFAQVIVGASAALEEADLHLMLCLAASDRGRRRVERLLLAKGADGAMLMALREDDPLVPVAERAKVPVVFGGRPVGPAPRWYVDVDNVGGAREATEYLVSRGRTRVAVICGRMDTEAGRARYRGYRDAMLAAGLDPFPPREGDFTESSGSAAMAALLAEHPDLDGVFAANDNMGVGALRTLRAAGRRVPDDVSVVGFDDLAVAELADPPLTTVHQPISAFGREVARMLVALVNGQDPTPLILPTRLVTRSSA from the coding sequence ATGGCAATGGACGCGCCCCACCCGCAGCCGACGCTCGACGCGGTGGCCGAACTCGCCGGGGTCTCCCGCTCGGTGGCCTCCCGCGCCCTCAACAACGCACCACACGTCAGCCGCGCCAAGCGCGAGGCCGTCGCACGAGCCGTCCGGCAGCTCGGCTACGTGCCCAATCCGACCGCCCGCGCCCTGGCCACCCGTCACACGGGAGCAGCCGCCCTGGTCGTCGCGGGAGAAGACCCGTCGATCTTCGCGGACCCGTTCTTCGCCCAGGTGATCGTGGGGGCGTCGGCCGCCCTGGAGGAAGCCGACCTGCACCTGATGCTGTGCCTGGCGGCCTCCGACCGAGGCCGCCGGCGGGTGGAGCGGCTCCTTCTGGCCAAGGGCGCCGACGGCGCCATGCTGATGGCGCTGCGCGAGGACGATCCGCTCGTCCCCGTGGCCGAGCGGGCGAAGGTGCCCGTCGTGTTCGGCGGACGCCCGGTCGGTCCGGCCCCCCGGTGGTACGTGGACGTCGACAACGTCGGCGGAGCACGCGAGGCGACCGAGTACCTGGTCTCGCGTGGCCGCACGCGGGTGGCCGTGATCTGCGGGCGCATGGACACCGAGGCCGGGCGTGCCCGGTACCGCGGCTACCGCGACGCCATGCTGGCGGCCGGCCTCGACCCGTTCCCGCCGCGGGAGGGGGACTTCACCGAGTCCAGCGGTTCCGCCGCCATGGCCGCACTCCTGGCGGAGCATCCCGACCTGGACGGGGTGTTCGCCGCCAACGACAACATGGGAGTGGGGGCGCTGCGCACACTGCGCGCGGCCGGCCGACGAGTCCCCGACGACGTCTCCGTGGTCGGCTTCGACGACCTGGCCGTCGCCGAACTCGCCGACCCGCCGCTCACCACCGTCCACCAACCCATAAGCGCCTTCGGACGGGAGGTGGCGCGCATGCTCGTCGCACTCGTCAACGGCCAGGACCCCACCCCGCTGATCCTGCCCACCCGCCTGGTCACCCGCTCCAGCGCCTGA